A region from the Diadema setosum chromosome 17, eeDiaSeto1, whole genome shotgun sequence genome encodes:
- the LOC140240710 gene encoding uncharacterized protein, which produces MIVTYVIFLCLASFSQASTAETTTYCSIKQYTAVQVGIQSNSGNVAMTGRHRSLSAFDYVNERYYTNYTLFPVDSTAKTVGYELIMDIQNNANYMIQNGECRKYRLTEQLQSSFTSCFNGVMSPESTSYLGGFKDSSNAINQETFRMDLDDEWVTGQMWLTYTKNSDDPDETYLLLREEMLGSLQLSDSSELISFSSEYVDYVPEVDEKKFVIPSNCPEEYDSGNFDGHDIHRRSLSTKSFQAARYAALKLRTP; this is translated from the exons ATGATTGTCACGtatgtcatttttctttgtctggCCTCGTTCTCACAAGCCTCCACGGCAGAGACGACTACTTATTGTTCCATAAAGCAATATACGGCAGTTCAGG TCGGCATCCAGTCAAACTCAGGAAACGTTGCCATGACAGGAAGACATCGTTCACTCTCAGCTTTTGATTACGTCAACGAGCGATACTACACCAACTATACCCTTTTCCCTGTCGACTCTACGGCCAAGACTGTCGGATACGAGCTTATCATGGATATTCAAAAT AACGCGAATTATATGATCCAGAACGGAGAATGCAGAAAGTACCGTCTGACAGAACAACTTCAAAGCAGCTTCACATCATGCTTCAATG GTGTGATGAGCCCTGAAAGCACGTCATATCTAGGTGGATTCAAAGATTCTTCAAATGCGATCAACCAAGAAACTTTCAGAATGGACCTTGATGACGAATGGGTAACTGGTCAGATGTGGTTGACATATACCAAAAACTCGGATGATCCTGATGAGACTTACCTCTTACTCAGAGAAGAGATGTTGGGATCACTCCAACTTTCTGACTCATCAGAGCtca TTTCATTCAGTTCTGAATACGTGGACTATGTGCCAGAGGTTGATGAGAAAAAATTCGTCATTCCCAGTAACTGCCCTGAAGAGTACGATTCT GGCAATTTCGATGGTCACGACATCCACCGCCGTTCTCTGTCGACCAAGTCTTTCCAGGCAGCTCGCTACGCCGCTCTCAAGCTACGTACACCATAA